TATTATGAATACTTCATCATTGAATAAAAGTTGTCTGATAAAGACTAGTAACTCAATTCTCAAATTTCTCattatattccatcttattgtTGAAAATAACTATTCAAAAGATCAAACGTAGACTAGGAGacttatcaaataaaattggttCACTAAATTTTAGACCGCCTCTATTCAAATTTTATCAAGCACATACAGCGAAACCATGTCTCCCACTTCCTCATGACAACATATTCTCAGCCTAGTTCTAAAATTTCTTCTGAAACTCAACATATATATTGAATTTTCATTGCGTTCATACTCACTCTTCCTCTTTCCTCCCCAACTTTTTTCATATCTTTGGACCCTTTTGGATCAGGGATTTTCGgtgtaaaaaagaaaaagaaaggaaaatgagaagaaaactcatttttcatagTATTCtctctaaaataaattttttttttctaatataattaaatattaaaaaatattaaatgttaATGGTGTACAAAACCAAATTTTTGCTTATTAAttagatatttattttttttactctccttcataatcaaatataaaaaaattagattCAAGATTAATAACCAATACAAATATCTAACAAGATTTTCATGGCCATTTCCTGAACTCTAAAATTTCAACTGGGAGATCAATCAGCATCATATATTTAACAATAAGGGGCCCATAAGTTCAATATTTAACATGGAGCTATAGTACTGTGTTATGCCTGCCGTGCGTGAGGAGAACATAAAAGCCAGCTGTTTCCAGAGACTTCAGCGACGTACAGCAGAGATTTTCTAATATCCCAGAGGTAAAACATGGAGCAAGAAGACAGCAGCGAAAACAAATTTGAAAGTTATCCAGCAAGGGATTCTACCTCCAATATGCATTGGAGTTCTTGAGCAATTAGtaaatttttttagcaaaagaAAAGACACCTTCCCAGGTTTAACAAAAgggatttcaaaaatattataaatctCTTTTGAAGTTGTAAAAATGTCACAAACCTCGCCTAAAGTTAGCTAAAAAAATACGGACTATCCTCTCAAAAACCGTATCTTTTTTGTAAGACATAAAAATTTATGTTTCCTTGTAATCCTTAAAATCTCATAATAGAAGaggtcattattattattattattattattattattatttttcaaatctcaAGAAAAATCAGTGTCTTTTAAACTAAATTTTTAGCTGTATTGATATTCTAAGTAGTTTCCTACGCAACGtgattgaaatttaattttcaatgaaaaagaaaatttaaatccATAGAAAAGGATGGTGAAGATAAACCCTCTTAGAGTTCTACaaccataaaagagtgcatacAAGAAAGAAACTATTGACAAAGGACGTATTTGCCATTGTTGTTGTTTTCTtgttctatttctatttctaccaatgaagaaacatattataaTGTATTTGTTTAGAGGTTGTTtcgtatcactgtcaaaaattgaaaaaacaaaaaaccagaaacaaaaaactataaattataaactaaaactaaaaaccaaaGTATTTTATTAAcatttatataatttatacaaataaaaaatttaattaaaacaatGCTCATTTTCtcctttaaatcaaataatattataaaaatatgattaaaataataaaattataaataatacacattaaaaattactataataaaaacaaattatcataattattttatttaattgttttactttcaaattttactttacaacaaaatttttattggacataacaattaaaaaatagtaaaaatatttttgtaattggctttattattattttttaaaatttatgtatatttttcttttaattatatttagaTTCATGTAatcattaattttaattttaacttaaaagtatataaaataaataatttaattcaaaaaatctatttctaaatattaaaatttttgacaagttaccaaaataactaaaaaccataaaatcttaTCTTTAGTTTTTTGACAAATAGctaaaaaaaacaaataacaaaaatagaaaactaacaatataaacaaatatatttttataatctgtttcttttttatggaaaaataaaaacaaaaaattaaaaacaatgaTACCAACCAGATctttatgttgtcaatttttgttgttgattttcaattatttgcaaaaaataaaacaaagaaaagaaaaatgaaaactaattttatatttttttaaaattaaatctttcattttatacactttaaaattaaaattaaaattaaatgataatatgaaattaaatgtatttaaaataaaaagatacataaatttaaaaaaataaaaataaaaccaattacaaaacatttttatcatttttcaattatcatgccaaatgaattttttattgtaaaataaatttcaaaagtaaaataacaaagtaaaataattataaataattctcatatttattataatttttttttttaatatgtatcatttataattatattgttttaataacatttttataatattatttaatttaaagatgaaaatgagccttttttattaaaaataaaatttacattaattttataaatattaaccaaataggttgctgattttcaatttttagtttttggtttTGCTTCAAGTCGAGGTAGAACAGATCAGGTGAATGTAAGCCTTTTCTTCTCCGACTAGGGGACCTTGCTATGCGAGGGATCACTTGACCATAGCCCTGCTCTTCCACACTGTAGAAATTTTTAGGCCACAAGAACGAATGCCAAAATCTAAAGATGGTGGGTTAgtctgtttttaattttttttttagtgtacCAAACAGCTTCTAAACAAACCACTAATCTGTGGATGCAAAAAATCGGAGAAAGTTCCATGAGGTTGTCGGAGGAACAAAATATATGATTACACAAACCACCGATTAGTGGATGCATTAAACTGAAGTTTCATGAGGCAATGGCAAGAGACTTACCCACCTAGGAGCCTCAAATCAAAGACACTCCAACAAGAATATTTCCTACATAAAAAGTGGACCACATAACATCCTAAAGATCCAGAAAAAAATTTCCCAATAGACAACCTTGCCTGCCCTTCGGATGCTTGAGTATCCACGACCTTTGATAAAAACTAGAAGgatgaaaatataaaaacaaaacaaaagaaggaaaaaggtaGAGGCCCTTAAAAAAACGAACAGACAAGACTTTTACCCACAATTGGAAGGAATAGCTTCACCTCATGAAACCAAGACACGCCCAATCATTCCTTGGGTCCAAGTCGCAGTCTCCTTAAGCTGTTCATCGTCAGATTGAAGGCATTCACCCAAAAACTCATTACAAAATGTTTGGTCTTTGAACAGCATCTTCATGTTTGGGCCAAGTGCATCTGCAAGATCACCCATGACAGCAACTGCAGCTTTTGTCACACTTTCTTCCCTGCAACACGGTATTAAGTATCATCAGGTTATAAAGGAACATTGGTATTACCAGTTAACTCGAAGCGAAAGTGGGGAAGGGAAAGCAATCCACAATACCTTTGCCTGTCTCTAGAGACTAATTCTATAAACTGCAGAAGATGTGCAGCATGTGGTAACATCAGCTCAGACTTGGAATTCTTAAACCCCTGAAGAATACCAGAATAAGCTTCAAAAATGCTACGTCTAAGCTGGTTTCCATATTCCATCATCTCCTCGTCGTTGGTGTCCATCTGGGCACAAATCCCAGCAGCTCCCTGCATCATTGGCAATGCATAAGGGAGATACTTCTCAAAATGTTCTCCTATAGCAAGAGCAATATCCCCAAAACAGGAGAATATTGGAGGCTTGACCGACCGGTGGAGTTCAGCACTGGAGAGGTCCTTAAGAAGGTGGGCCATGACACCATCACAGTACGGCAATACTTTGTCATCCAGGGCTCGGCAAACATCCCCAACTACACCAACAGAAATGGCACAAACTTGGTATTCCTCAAAATTCTGCAAGCCCATTTCCAAATACTTATAGAACTCTGGCATATACTTTCCGAACTCTGGTCCAGTGGCATAAGCAAGGGCCCCAATTGCAAGCATTGCTTCCTCGTGCACAGTAGAGCTACGGCAAGCAAAAACCTTGAGGAACAATATCATAATTTGATCTGCAGCCTGGAGTATTATGGGCTTTGTATCATCACTACTGCTAAGTTTCTGGATAATAACCTGGAGCACACCGCACAGAAGAGCTTGCAAGTCTCCTTGCTTTTCCCTGTCATCTGGAGATGCAATCTGAAGCTCCAGAGTTTGCCCCAATTTATTCGTGATGACAGGGAGCAACTGTGCAATGAtatgggaagtttccaaaataTTAGAACACCTAACTACCTCATTCAAGGTTTCATATGCAGCGGACCTGAGCTTAGAGTCAGTACCATCCATTCGATCTGCAGTTGTGATGAGACATGTAATTATATCTGGGAGGAATGGTGTGAGGAGAGAGGAGTTTGTTCCAGCATCCTCATAACCCTGGGCAAGGTAATAAATTGCTCCACAAACCTTCTCAGCTACATTTGGTTCATCCTTGATGCTCTCTAACAATACTCCCACCACCTGCTGAAGGTTGGCAGGAGAAATCACAGAAAATCCACTACTAGGAGAGTGCAATAATTCAAAAATACGACTTAGAGTCCAAGCAGTTGTGTCCTTCACATGGCTGTTTTCATCCCTCATCGCCTTAAGAAGAAAGTCAAAGCCCCCATGGACTAACGGGGCTAACTTCTCAATGGTTGGGCCTTCAAGGATTGAGCCAAATGCATATGTAGCTGCCTCACGAGAACGCCATTCTGGCTTCAAGATATTGGCCTCTACAAAAGGCATTACAAGGGGAACAATAGCATCCCCAACGGTCCTAGCAACAAGGCCAAGACAAGTCCCACCAGCCATGGACAGATTCCAAATGCCATCATCCTGGTCCTGCTCCTCCTCCTGCTTCAACAAAGTCTCTAGTAACATTGGGACTAGAGATGACAGAGCCTTCTCTATGAAGCGTGAGTGGGGAGGTGCAGAGTCCCCACTCTCAGCTCCCCCATACTCTTCAAACTCTATTTCTTCATCACAAATGGAGCTCCAGAACTCAATTGC
This Malania oleifera isolate guangnan ecotype guangnan chromosome 11, ASM2987363v1, whole genome shotgun sequence DNA region includes the following protein-coding sequences:
- the LOC131143462 gene encoding importin subunit beta-1: MAMEITQFLLSAQSADAKVRTQAEDNLRQFQEQNLPAFLLSLSVELSNDEKPAESRRLAGIVIKNSLDAKDAVRKESLVQQWVAIDISVKSQIKDLLLKTLGSSVSEARHTSAQVIAKIASIEIPRKQWPELIGSLLLNMTQQDRPAALKQATLETLGYVCEEISHQDLVQDEVNSVLTAVVQGMNLAEHSPEVRLAATKALYNALDFAQTNFENEMERNYIMKVVCETAVSKEAEIRQAAFECLVSISSTYYEVLEPYMQTIFDLTSNAVRGDEEAVALQAIEFWSSICDEEIEFEEYGGAESGDSAPPHSRFIEKALSSLVPMLLETLLKQEEEQDQDDGIWNLSMAGGTCLGLVARTVGDAIVPLVMPFVEANILKPEWRSREAATYAFGSILEGPTIEKLAPLVHGGFDFLLKAMRDENSHVKDTTAWTLSRIFELLHSPSSGFSVISPANLQQVVGVLLESIKDEPNVAEKVCGAIYYLAQGYEDAGTNSSLLTPFLPDIITCLITTADRMDGTDSKLRSAAYETLNEVVRCSNILETSHIIAQLLPVITNKLGQTLELQIASPDDREKQGDLQALLCGVLQVIIQKLSSSDDTKPIILQAADQIMILFLKVFACRSSTVHEEAMLAIGALAYATGPEFGKYMPEFYKYLEMGLQNFEEYQVCAISVGVVGDVCRALDDKVLPYCDGVMAHLLKDLSSAELHRSVKPPIFSCFGDIALAIGEHFEKYLPYALPMMQGAAGICAQMDTNDEEMMEYGNQLRRSIFEAYSGILQGFKNSKSELMLPHAAHLLQFIELVSRDRQREESVTKAAVAVMGDLADALGPNMKMLFKDQTFCNEFLGECLQSDDEQLKETATWTQGMIGRVLVS